From a single Plutella xylostella chromosome 5, ilPluXylo3.1, whole genome shotgun sequence genomic region:
- the LOC105396390 gene encoding cilia- and flagella-associated protein 20 isoform X2 yields MFKNTFQSGFLSILYSIGSKPLQIWDKKVRNGHIKRITDNDIQSLVLEIVGTNVSTTYITCPADPKKTLGIKLPFLVMIIKNLKKYFTFEVQVLDDKNVRRRFRASNYQSTTRVKPFICTMPMRLDEGWNQIQFNLADFTRRAYGTNYVETLRVQIHANCRIRRVYFSDRLYSEDELPAEFKLFLPIQNKAKTAVAT; encoded by the exons ATGTTTAAGAATACCTTTCAATCCGGCTTTTTGTCTATTCTTTACAGCATAGGCAGCAAACCCTTACAAATTTGGGACAAAAAAGTGCGAAATGGGCACATAAAAAGGattacggacaatgacatacAAAGCCTGGTACTGGAGATAGTGGGCACCAATGTTAGCACCACGTACATAACCTGTCCAGCAGACCCCAAGAAGACTCTGGGGATCAAGCTGCCGTTCCTGGTTATGATCATAAAGAACCTCAAAAAGTACTTTACATTTGAAGTTCAG GTATTAGATGACAAAAATGTGCGTAGAAGATTCCGGGCGAGCAACTACCAGTCCACAACCAGGGTCAAGCCATTCATCTGCACCATGCCAATGAGGCTTGATGAGGGCTGGAACCAGATCCAGTTCAACCTGGCCGACTTCACCCGCCGGGCGTACGGCACCAACTACGTGGAGACCCTGAGGGTGCAAATACATGCTAACTGCAGGATCCGCCGAGTCTACTTCTCTGACCGGCTCTACTCTGAAGACGAGCTGCCAGCCGAGTTCAAGCTCTTCCTCCCCATCCAGAACAAAGCTAAAACAGCTGTAGCAACATGA
- the LOC105390538 gene encoding serine/threonine-protein kinase 3 isoform X4, whose translation MSDTANMTTEMSSKSELKKLSEESLTRQPEEVFDIICKLGEGSYGSVYKALHKESGQVLAIKQVPVDTDLQEIIKEISIMQQCDSPYVVKYYGSYFKNTDLWIVMEYCGAGSVSDIMRLRKKTLSEDEIATILCDTLKGLEYLHRRRKIHRDIKAGNILLNTEGHAKLADFGVAGQLTDTMAKRNTVIGTPFWMAPEVIQEIGYDCVADIWSLGITALEMAEGKPPYGDIHPMRAIFMIPTKPPPSFTQPDQWSPEFIDFVSQCLIKNPEERATAEFLLEHEFIGNAKHPSILSAMISEAREIRESQAFRNAQQNNNAKTFAALGACYDEATMKGYADGTLVPAADLDLGTMVINEHDPHTMKRHDTDPMDTNKPKYRPLFLEHFEKKEVNHLSLGGAQGTLPPAQLKLPAAEEADVELAPAGGGDPALEYQRAFVEEGNFEFLKFLSLVELEARMACLDAEMEREIDELRTRYQLKRQPILDAIDVKRKRQQNF comes from the exons ATGTCCGACACCGCAAATATGACTACAGAAATGTCATCAAAGAG CGAGCTGAAGAAGCTGTCGGAGGAGTCGCTGACGCGGCAGCCGGAGGAGGTGTTCGACATCATCTGCAAGCTCGGCGAGGGCAGCTATGGCAGCGTGtataag GCGCTACACAAAGAGAGCGGGCAGGTGCTGGCCATCAAGCAGGTGCCGGTGGACACGGACCTGCAGGAGATCATCAAGGAGATCTCCATCATGCAGCAGTGCGACAGCCCATATGTGGTGAAGTACTATGGGAGCTATTTCAAGAATACGGACTTGTGG ATAGTAATGGAATACTGCGGCGCGGGCTCAGTATCAGACATCATGAGGTTACGCAAGAAAACCCTCTCAGAGGATGAAATAGCCACAATACTATGCGATACACTAAAAGGCCTGGAATACCTGCACCGGCGTAGGAAGATCCACCGAGACATCAAGGCCGGGAACATCTTGCTCAACACTGAGGGTCATGCTAAGTTGGCGGACTTTGGCGTCGCTGGACAGTTGACT GACACAATGGCGAAAAGAAATACAGTAATCGGCACACCATTTTGGATGGCGCCCGAAGTTATACAAGAAATAGG CTACGACTGCGTGGCGGACATCTGGTCGCTGGGCATCACGGCGCTAGAGATGGCGGAGGGCAAGCCCCCGTACGGGGACATCCACCCCATGCGCGCCATCTTCATGATCCCCACCAAGCCGCCGCCCTCCTTCAC TCAGCCGGACCAGTGGTCGCCAGAGTTCATCGACTTCGTGAGTCAGTGCTTGATCAAGAACCCCGAGGAGAGAGCCACCGCCGAGTTTTTATTAGAACATGAATTTATAG GTAACGCGAAGCACCCGAGCATCCTATCAGCTATGATCTCGGAGGCGCGCGAGATCAGGGAGAGCCAGGCGTTCCGGAACGCGCAGCAGAACAACAACGCCAAGACATTCGCAGCG TTGGGCGCGTGCTACGACGAGGCGACCATGAAGGGCTACGCGGACGGCACGCTGGTGCCCGCCGCCGACCTGGACCTGGGCACCATGGTCATCAACGAGCACGACCCCCACACCATGAAGA GGCACGACACAGACCCAATGGACACCAACAAGCCGAAATACCGACCGCTATTCCTGGAACACTTCGAGAAGAAGGAAGTGAACCACCTGAGCCTGGGCGGCGCGCAGGGCACGCTGCCGCCCGCCCAGCTCAAGCTGCCCGCGGCTGAAGAGGCCGA TGTGGAGCTAGcgccggcgggcggcggcgaccCCGCGCTAGAGTACCAGCGCGCGTTCGTGGAGGAAGGCAACTTTGAATTC CTAAAGTTCCTATCTCTAGTCGAACTAGAAGCTCGCATGGCGTGTCTAGACGCGGAGATGGAGCGAGAGATCGACGAGCTTCGAACCCGCTACCAGCTGAAGCGGCAGCCGATACTAGACGCCATCGACGTCAAGCGCAAGCGACAGCAGAACTTCTAG
- the LOC105390538 gene encoding serine/threonine-protein kinase 3 isoform X1: MSDTANMTTEMSSKSELKKLSEESLTRQPEEVFDIICKLGEGSYGSVYKALHKESGQVLAIKQVPVDTDLQEIIKEISIMQQCDSPYVVKYYGSYFKNTDLWIVMEYCGAGSVSDIMRLRKKTLSEDEIATILCDTLKGLEYLHRRRKIHRDIKAGNILLNTEGHAKLADFGVAGQLTDTMAKRNTVIGTPFWMAPEVIQEIGYDCVADIWSLGITALEMAEGKPPYGDIHPMRAIFMIPTKPPPSFTQPDQWSPEFIDFVSQCLIKNPEERATAEFLLEHEFIGNAKHPSILSAMISEAREIRESQAFRNAQQNNNAKTFAALGACYDEATMKGYADGTLVPAADLDLGTMVINEHDPHTMKRHDTDPMDTNKPKYRPLFLEHFEKKEVNHLSLGGAQGTLPPAQLKLPAAEEAERVELAPAGGGDPALEYQRAFVEEGNFEFVSQLHVVSILPLNATP, from the exons ATGTCCGACACCGCAAATATGACTACAGAAATGTCATCAAAGAG CGAGCTGAAGAAGCTGTCGGAGGAGTCGCTGACGCGGCAGCCGGAGGAGGTGTTCGACATCATCTGCAAGCTCGGCGAGGGCAGCTATGGCAGCGTGtataag GCGCTACACAAAGAGAGCGGGCAGGTGCTGGCCATCAAGCAGGTGCCGGTGGACACGGACCTGCAGGAGATCATCAAGGAGATCTCCATCATGCAGCAGTGCGACAGCCCATATGTGGTGAAGTACTATGGGAGCTATTTCAAGAATACGGACTTGTGG ATAGTAATGGAATACTGCGGCGCGGGCTCAGTATCAGACATCATGAGGTTACGCAAGAAAACCCTCTCAGAGGATGAAATAGCCACAATACTATGCGATACACTAAAAGGCCTGGAATACCTGCACCGGCGTAGGAAGATCCACCGAGACATCAAGGCCGGGAACATCTTGCTCAACACTGAGGGTCATGCTAAGTTGGCGGACTTTGGCGTCGCTGGACAGTTGACT GACACAATGGCGAAAAGAAATACAGTAATCGGCACACCATTTTGGATGGCGCCCGAAGTTATACAAGAAATAGG CTACGACTGCGTGGCGGACATCTGGTCGCTGGGCATCACGGCGCTAGAGATGGCGGAGGGCAAGCCCCCGTACGGGGACATCCACCCCATGCGCGCCATCTTCATGATCCCCACCAAGCCGCCGCCCTCCTTCAC TCAGCCGGACCAGTGGTCGCCAGAGTTCATCGACTTCGTGAGTCAGTGCTTGATCAAGAACCCCGAGGAGAGAGCCACCGCCGAGTTTTTATTAGAACATGAATTTATAG GTAACGCGAAGCACCCGAGCATCCTATCAGCTATGATCTCGGAGGCGCGCGAGATCAGGGAGAGCCAGGCGTTCCGGAACGCGCAGCAGAACAACAACGCCAAGACATTCGCAGCG TTGGGCGCGTGCTACGACGAGGCGACCATGAAGGGCTACGCGGACGGCACGCTGGTGCCCGCCGCCGACCTGGACCTGGGCACCATGGTCATCAACGAGCACGACCCCCACACCATGAAGA GGCACGACACAGACCCAATGGACACCAACAAGCCGAAATACCGACCGCTATTCCTGGAACACTTCGAGAAGAAGGAAGTGAACCACCTGAGCCTGGGCGGCGCGCAGGGCACGCTGCCGCCCGCCCAGCTCAAGCTGCCCGCGGCTGAAGAGGCCGAGCG TGTGGAGCTAGCGC cggcgggcggcggcgaccCCGCGCTAGAGTACCAGCGCGCGTTCGTGGAGGAAGGCAACTTTGAATTCGTAAGTCAACTGCACGTCGTCTCCATACTGCCTCTAAACGCGACGCCGTGA
- the LOC105390538 gene encoding serine/threonine-protein kinase 3 isoform X3, which translates to MTTGLGIVVGPQGELKKLSEESLTRQPEEVFDIICKLGEGSYGSVYKALHKESGQVLAIKQVPVDTDLQEIIKEISIMQQCDSPYVVKYYGSYFKNTDLWIVMEYCGAGSVSDIMRLRKKTLSEDEIATILCDTLKGLEYLHRRRKIHRDIKAGNILLNTEGHAKLADFGVAGQLTDTMAKRNTVIGTPFWMAPEVIQEIGYDCVADIWSLGITALEMAEGKPPYGDIHPMRAIFMIPTKPPPSFTQPDQWSPEFIDFVSQCLIKNPEERATAEFLLEHEFIGNAKHPSILSAMISEAREIRESQAFRNAQQNNNAKTFAALGACYDEATMKGYADGTLVPAADLDLGTMVINEHDPHTMKRHDTDPMDTNKPKYRPLFLEHFEKKEVNHLSLGGAQGTLPPAQLKLPAAEEAERVELAPAGGGDPALEYQRAFVEEGNFEFVSQLHVVSILPLNATP; encoded by the exons ATGACTACCGGCCTCGGCATCGTCGTGGGTCCACAAGG CGAGCTGAAGAAGCTGTCGGAGGAGTCGCTGACGCGGCAGCCGGAGGAGGTGTTCGACATCATCTGCAAGCTCGGCGAGGGCAGCTATGGCAGCGTGtataag GCGCTACACAAAGAGAGCGGGCAGGTGCTGGCCATCAAGCAGGTGCCGGTGGACACGGACCTGCAGGAGATCATCAAGGAGATCTCCATCATGCAGCAGTGCGACAGCCCATATGTGGTGAAGTACTATGGGAGCTATTTCAAGAATACGGACTTGTGG ATAGTAATGGAATACTGCGGCGCGGGCTCAGTATCAGACATCATGAGGTTACGCAAGAAAACCCTCTCAGAGGATGAAATAGCCACAATACTATGCGATACACTAAAAGGCCTGGAATACCTGCACCGGCGTAGGAAGATCCACCGAGACATCAAGGCCGGGAACATCTTGCTCAACACTGAGGGTCATGCTAAGTTGGCGGACTTTGGCGTCGCTGGACAGTTGACT GACACAATGGCGAAAAGAAATACAGTAATCGGCACACCATTTTGGATGGCGCCCGAAGTTATACAAGAAATAGG CTACGACTGCGTGGCGGACATCTGGTCGCTGGGCATCACGGCGCTAGAGATGGCGGAGGGCAAGCCCCCGTACGGGGACATCCACCCCATGCGCGCCATCTTCATGATCCCCACCAAGCCGCCGCCCTCCTTCAC TCAGCCGGACCAGTGGTCGCCAGAGTTCATCGACTTCGTGAGTCAGTGCTTGATCAAGAACCCCGAGGAGAGAGCCACCGCCGAGTTTTTATTAGAACATGAATTTATAG GTAACGCGAAGCACCCGAGCATCCTATCAGCTATGATCTCGGAGGCGCGCGAGATCAGGGAGAGCCAGGCGTTCCGGAACGCGCAGCAGAACAACAACGCCAAGACATTCGCAGCG TTGGGCGCGTGCTACGACGAGGCGACCATGAAGGGCTACGCGGACGGCACGCTGGTGCCCGCCGCCGACCTGGACCTGGGCACCATGGTCATCAACGAGCACGACCCCCACACCATGAAGA GGCACGACACAGACCCAATGGACACCAACAAGCCGAAATACCGACCGCTATTCCTGGAACACTTCGAGAAGAAGGAAGTGAACCACCTGAGCCTGGGCGGCGCGCAGGGCACGCTGCCGCCCGCCCAGCTCAAGCTGCCCGCGGCTGAAGAGGCCGAGCG TGTGGAGCTAGCGC cggcgggcggcggcgaccCCGCGCTAGAGTACCAGCGCGCGTTCGTGGAGGAAGGCAACTTTGAATTCGTAAGTCAACTGCACGTCGTCTCCATACTGCCTCTAAACGCGACGCCGTGA
- the LOC105396390 gene encoding cilia- and flagella-associated protein 20 isoform X1, whose protein sequence is MHHENVDICRYPLCPLGIGSKPLQIWDKKVRNGHIKRITDNDIQSLVLEIVGTNVSTTYITCPADPKKTLGIKLPFLVMIIKNLKKYFTFEVQVLDDKNVRRRFRASNYQSTTRVKPFICTMPMRLDEGWNQIQFNLADFTRRAYGTNYVETLRVQIHANCRIRRVYFSDRLYSEDELPAEFKLFLPIQNKAKTAVAT, encoded by the exons atgcatCATGAAAATGTTGATATTTGTCGGTATCCATTGTGTCCACTTGG CATAGGCAGCAAACCCTTACAAATTTGGGACAAAAAAGTGCGAAATGGGCACATAAAAAGGattacggacaatgacatacAAAGCCTGGTACTGGAGATAGTGGGCACCAATGTTAGCACCACGTACATAACCTGTCCAGCAGACCCCAAGAAGACTCTGGGGATCAAGCTGCCGTTCCTGGTTATGATCATAAAGAACCTCAAAAAGTACTTTACATTTGAAGTTCAG GTATTAGATGACAAAAATGTGCGTAGAAGATTCCGGGCGAGCAACTACCAGTCCACAACCAGGGTCAAGCCATTCATCTGCACCATGCCAATGAGGCTTGATGAGGGCTGGAACCAGATCCAGTTCAACCTGGCCGACTTCACCCGCCGGGCGTACGGCACCAACTACGTGGAGACCCTGAGGGTGCAAATACATGCTAACTGCAGGATCCGCCGAGTCTACTTCTCTGACCGGCTCTACTCTGAAGACGAGCTGCCAGCCGAGTTCAAGCTCTTCCTCCCCATCCAGAACAAAGCTAAAACAGCTGTAGCAACATGA
- the LOC105390538 gene encoding serine/threonine-protein kinase 3 isoform X2 codes for MSDTANMTTEMSSKSELKKLSEESLTRQPEEVFDIICKLGEGSYGSVYKALHKESGQVLAIKQVPVDTDLQEIIKEISIMQQCDSPYVVKYYGSYFKNTDLWIVMEYCGAGSVSDIMRLRKKTLSEDEIATILCDTLKGLEYLHRRRKIHRDIKAGNILLNTEGHAKLADFGVAGQLTDTMAKRNTVIGTPFWMAPEVIQEIGYDCVADIWSLGITALEMAEGKPPYGDIHPMRAIFMIPTKPPPSFTQPDQWSPEFIDFVSQCLIKNPEERATAEFLLEHEFIGNAKHPSILSAMISEAREIRESQAFRNAQQNNNAKTFAALGACYDEATMKGYADGTLVPAADLDLGTMVINEHDPHTMKRHDTDPMDTNKPKYRPLFLEHFEKKEVNHLSLGGAQGTLPPAQLKLPAAEEAERVELAPAGGGDPALEYQRAFVEEGNFEFVSQLHVVSILPLNATP; via the exons ATGTCCGACACCGCAAATATGACTACAGAAATGTCATCAAAGAG CGAGCTGAAGAAGCTGTCGGAGGAGTCGCTGACGCGGCAGCCGGAGGAGGTGTTCGACATCATCTGCAAGCTCGGCGAGGGCAGCTATGGCAGCGTGtataag GCGCTACACAAAGAGAGCGGGCAGGTGCTGGCCATCAAGCAGGTGCCGGTGGACACGGACCTGCAGGAGATCATCAAGGAGATCTCCATCATGCAGCAGTGCGACAGCCCATATGTGGTGAAGTACTATGGGAGCTATTTCAAGAATACGGACTTGTGG ATAGTAATGGAATACTGCGGCGCGGGCTCAGTATCAGACATCATGAGGTTACGCAAGAAAACCCTCTCAGAGGATGAAATAGCCACAATACTATGCGATACACTAAAAGGCCTGGAATACCTGCACCGGCGTAGGAAGATCCACCGAGACATCAAGGCCGGGAACATCTTGCTCAACACTGAGGGTCATGCTAAGTTGGCGGACTTTGGCGTCGCTGGACAGTTGACT GACACAATGGCGAAAAGAAATACAGTAATCGGCACACCATTTTGGATGGCGCCCGAAGTTATACAAGAAATAGG CTACGACTGCGTGGCGGACATCTGGTCGCTGGGCATCACGGCGCTAGAGATGGCGGAGGGCAAGCCCCCGTACGGGGACATCCACCCCATGCGCGCCATCTTCATGATCCCCACCAAGCCGCCGCCCTCCTTCAC TCAGCCGGACCAGTGGTCGCCAGAGTTCATCGACTTCGTGAGTCAGTGCTTGATCAAGAACCCCGAGGAGAGAGCCACCGCCGAGTTTTTATTAGAACATGAATTTATAG GTAACGCGAAGCACCCGAGCATCCTATCAGCTATGATCTCGGAGGCGCGCGAGATCAGGGAGAGCCAGGCGTTCCGGAACGCGCAGCAGAACAACAACGCCAAGACATTCGCAGCG TTGGGCGCGTGCTACGACGAGGCGACCATGAAGGGCTACGCGGACGGCACGCTGGTGCCCGCCGCCGACCTGGACCTGGGCACCATGGTCATCAACGAGCACGACCCCCACACCATGAAGA GGCACGACACAGACCCAATGGACACCAACAAGCCGAAATACCGACCGCTATTCCTGGAACACTTCGAGAAGAAGGAAGTGAACCACCTGAGCCTGGGCGGCGCGCAGGGCACGCTGCCGCCCGCCCAGCTCAAGCTGCCCGCGGCTGAAGAGGCCGAGCG TGTGGAGCTAGcgccggcgggcggcggcgaccCCGCGCTAGAGTACCAGCGCGCGTTCGTGGAGGAAGGCAACTTTGAATTCGTAAGTCAACTGCACGTCGTCTCCATACTGCCTCTAAACGCGACGCCGTGA